The Solanum pennellii chromosome 11, SPENNV200 sequence TCTATTTATACTAGAACATAGCGGTTAGTgcaaataaaatttactttacAAGTCTCCTTGATAGTTACACTTTGCTCCTCAATGGAACTCTCTACATGTTCTAGGATATTTCAAGTTCTTCCAAGATAGTTCTCTGACATTCTAGAAAATTCTAAGAAATTTCATAGCCTTCTTGAAATGTCTAAGGCTTCTAGAGTATTGTAGAAACCTGCCTACAACGCTAGGCCCCTATCCGAATGTAAAATTTGTCTAGCAAGTGACGGGACGTGACATAAGGGTTGGTTTGAAACGATCTGTCTACCCTAAAAGTAAGACCATACTACCCTCTCCCAATCCCAGTTGATAGATTAACCCGAATATGTTGTTATTGCTGttgaatttaaaatgaaaattttgaagtcgAGAATTGAAGCTATctacattttttctttattgattGTAAAAGCAGATTTCCGGAGGTAGCTTGGCTGGAGCTTGTATGGTGGTTTCAAATTTTGGGAACAATAAGAGCTGGGATTCTATCACCGTTGACATCCTACACAGCGTACCTTGTTTACAAGTTAGAAGATTATTCTTATGGGTCTGATGCTAGAAACGTGGAGGTTTCAGTTGAATTTTGTGGTGTCAAATCTGCAAACGTGCGGTTCCTTTTTTTGGATCCGGATCATCCTAGTAACATGGAGCTTGATCATAAACCAGTTCCGAAACTTAGAAAAGATGGCTGGTTCGAGTTAGAATTGGGTAATTTTTCGACTGAAAATGAAGATGATTGCATAGAGTTGACAATTGAAGATGTGATACCTGATTTTCAGGCAAAAGGAGGGCTCATTGTTGAAGGATTTGAGATCAGGCCAACAATTGCTTAGCGATTTTACTGTTGTTATTCAGCCCTTTAGGCAACTAGTTTAAGTTTTGCCTTTTTGAggccttttttcttctttgaaaaccTGTTTCTTTGCTGGAATGAAGTAGCACAAGTTTCGAATATTATGATAcattttgaatattatgataCATGGTGTTAGCGCTCCTACATGCTTTCCCCATCCATTGCATTCTTCTAAGCTCTTCTCCGTCCTATATGTTTCACGAGGGTCTATTGGAAATAATTTTCTATACATTTCTACCACCATAAGGTAAGGGCTAAATTACGTTTAAGTTATCCTTTTCGGATTTTACTTACAAGATAACTAAgagtaccttcaattgagtgATTTACCTCAGAAGTTAATCCTAAGAAACAATGGACTCCCAATATCTTGCCAAGGTTGTGCTATGTTGTTAAGTCAGGAAAAAAGGAAAGATGCATTCTTTGTGTTATATACATTTGAATGAAACCAGATctcatgaaattatattgaatatttgaCGATATATATCTTGCTAAGAACCTTGTTTACCAACCACAAAATCATCttaataaacaacaaattacTAAGACCAAAGAAAACGATCTCGAAAATAGCAAGTTTACAAGCATCAAACACAACATGGAAAGACTATTAAAAGCGATATTGTTCtaattaaacttgtataaagacAAGTCCGTCTAGGAACGACGCACAAACATTATTTCTATCAGCAATACCTGGTAGCAAAATCAGTTCTTATGAGCCTCTTCTTCACCCTTCtgttaaagcaaaaaaaaaaaaaaacaatgataGTTGAGAATAAAAGTTCCAAAATTATGTCTACAAATCTGTAAAATTAGTCGAAATGCGCGAAAATTGATCAAATCGAAAACATTATAACATTCCATCTGAAACAATACTTACCTTATCAGCTTTTTCTCTCTCAGCTCTCTCCTTCTCAGCTTTCTTCCTCGCCTTCTCCATTCTCTCTCTTTCCATTTTCTATTTcccaaaaaaatcaataaataagtactaaaaactttaaaattacACATCTAAAACATCTCAATTCAATTTCAATTCACCCATATCTTGTAAACACTCGATGCTAAcgtaacacataaaaataaaatctaatgaataaatatatacgACCTGAATGTAAACAGTCTCTTTAGCACGTTCTTCTTCACTGAGAATTCGACCTTTGCTATCGGAAAAGTA is a genomic window containing:
- the LOC107002940 gene encoding uncharacterized protein At2g27730, mitochondrial-like, whose product is MAMRSVVSSSGVRRLMEVGGRSSVSGLRYFSDSKGRILSEEERAKETVYIQKMERERMEKARKKAEKERAEREKADKKGEEEAHKN